A single genomic interval of Chryseobacterium paludis harbors:
- a CDS encoding GNAT family N-acetyltransferase codes for MNIEYRTLLPYESKIYRTIRLESLGKFPEAFGAKYEEALQIEKFRMESDIENQLSERFVVGAFADQELVGICAFVKEEDHIGHLYQMYIKENFQGRNIGLRLIQEVVNEAEIRFDAIEIILEVTHNNVKAYQLYKKFGFHEVIEAHKSKESNHHIVMRYYKNQF; via the coding sequence ATGAACATTGAATATCGAACCCTTTTACCTTATGAAAGCAAAATATACAGAACCATTAGATTAGAAAGTCTGGGAAAATTTCCGGAAGCCTTTGGAGCTAAATATGAAGAGGCCTTACAAATTGAGAAATTCCGAATGGAAAGTGATATTGAAAACCAACTATCAGAAAGATTTGTCGTTGGAGCTTTTGCTGATCAGGAGTTGGTCGGAATTTGTGCTTTTGTAAAAGAGGAAGATCATATCGGTCATCTCTATCAGATGTATATTAAAGAAAATTTTCAGGGGAGAAATATTGGATTAAGATTGATTCAGGAAGTAGTGAATGAAGCTGAAATCCGATTTGATGCCATTGAAATTATTTTGGAAGTAACTCATAACAATGTAAAAGCCTATCAGCTATATAAGAAATTCGGATTTCACGAAGTCATTGAGGCTCACAAAAGTAAGGAAAGTAACCACCATATCGTTATGAGGTATTATAAAAATCAATTTTAA
- a CDS encoding helix-turn-helix domain-containing protein: MSREGIDIFSVQEKELNDQTFSVNSRQSFTIVFIKAGKGSVNVDEHHYDFKIDKFFLLNTSLIYHFYAQKASLIVIQCPLYFIDQIRTEADRIETCENLNKLNYISNNYHSKAGCIFRNNEDLQFATLLIYNILREYRSLSNKDYLIIRQSISILLNLVARNLILSDTKEVNENSTEFLVMKIISYVQQHIKDPEKTKVTVIAQQFDLSKTYFGEFFKKNVGVAYQSYLLEYRLKLVDTRLKFSTMRLKEIAAEFSFNDESHLSKTFKKHRGLSPSEYRKS, translated from the coding sequence ATGAGCAGAGAAGGAATCGATATATTTTCAGTACAGGAAAAAGAGCTTAATGATCAGACATTTTCAGTAAATTCTAGGCAGTCCTTTACCATAGTTTTTATTAAAGCGGGAAAAGGATCTGTAAACGTAGATGAACACCATTATGACTTTAAAATCGATAAATTTTTCCTATTGAATACCTCGTTGATTTATCATTTTTATGCTCAAAAGGCCAGTTTAATTGTCATTCAATGTCCGCTTTATTTTATTGACCAGATCAGAACTGAGGCAGACCGTATTGAAACCTGTGAAAATCTGAATAAACTGAATTACATTTCTAATAATTATCACAGCAAGGCCGGCTGCATTTTCCGCAATAATGAAGATCTCCAGTTTGCTACACTTTTAATCTATAATATACTGAGAGAATACAGATCTCTATCCAACAAAGATTACCTCATTATCCGGCAATCCATTTCCATTCTCCTTAATCTTGTGGCCCGGAATCTCATATTGAGCGACACTAAAGAAGTAAACGAAAACAGCACTGAATTCCTGGTTATGAAAATCATTAGCTATGTTCAACAGCATATTAAAGATCCTGAGAAAACAAAAGTCACTGTTATCGCTCAACAATTCGACCTTTCTAAAACTTATTTCGGTGAATTTTTTAAAAAAAATGTGGGTGTTGCCTATCAGTCATATCTACTTGAATATCGTTTGAAACTGGTCGACACCCGCTTAAAATTCAGTACGATGAGATTAAAAGAAATTGCTGCTGAATTTAGTTTCAATGATGAAAGTCATCTGTCTAAAACATTTAAAAAACACAGAGGATTAAGTCCTTCAGAGTACAGAAAAAGTTAA
- a CDS encoding MFS transporter, translating to MEYSKERWRALGFLTMGAFLSPLDYFIVNIALPAIRNDFNASNASLQMVIAAYGLTYAALVVCGGRFGDIFGRKKMFIIGLYVFMIASAGCAFSPTIYFLIGFRILQGVGAAMLAPQALANIRVIFPSTEQIKAIGIFGSVFGFAAIMGQLLGGILLKLQLFGFTWQSVFIINIPVAVICIIGVSKVLQETRSEKKTNIDFIGILLIIGALLCVIYPLIEGNNSDWPIWIFMMIILGLLFFYIFIKYESHLERSGKTPLIYTGLLKNKTFSLGLCIILIYNFTAGLFICYPFYLQKYLLWSSLDTGLAILPYGIGFFVAPLISTKINASSISLTKAGLLLLIIGIFLSAFMFYWDAEPGLCVYLALLIAGSGHGTVMPAMLKNVMSDIAANEAGQASGVVSTAIQIGSVLGGAVIGSLFFSIAEGTQMTDAIVVALSAIGGFQILGLIIAFNYSKQHKKKWIKKI from the coding sequence ATGGAATATAGTAAAGAAAGATGGCGGGCATTAGGTTTCCTTACGATGGGAGCTTTCCTTTCACCTCTTGATTATTTTATTGTCAACATTGCACTGCCTGCGATCCGAAATGATTTTAATGCAAGTAATGCTTCTTTACAAATGGTAATTGCTGCTTATGGATTAACGTATGCTGCATTAGTAGTTTGTGGCGGACGATTTGGTGATATTTTTGGAAGGAAAAAGATGTTTATTATAGGTCTCTATGTCTTTATGATTGCTTCAGCGGGATGTGCTTTTTCACCGACAATCTATTTTTTAATAGGGTTCAGGATTTTACAGGGAGTAGGTGCTGCAATGCTGGCTCCACAAGCATTGGCAAATATAAGAGTGATATTTCCCTCCACGGAACAGATTAAAGCAATCGGAATATTTGGCTCTGTTTTTGGTTTTGCTGCGATTATGGGACAGTTGCTTGGTGGGATACTCCTTAAACTTCAGCTGTTTGGATTTACGTGGCAGTCTGTATTCATAATTAATATTCCTGTGGCTGTGATCTGTATTATTGGAGTGTCAAAGGTCCTTCAGGAAACCAGATCCGAGAAAAAAACAAATATAGATTTTATAGGAATTCTTCTTATTATTGGCGCCTTGTTATGTGTTATATATCCTCTGATAGAAGGAAATAATTCAGACTGGCCGATCTGGATTTTTATGATGATAATTTTAGGATTGCTGTTTTTTTATATTTTCATTAAATATGAATCCCATTTGGAGAGATCAGGAAAAACGCCGTTAATCTATACAGGTCTTCTGAAGAACAAAACATTTAGTCTGGGTCTTTGTATTATTTTAATCTACAATTTTACGGCAGGACTTTTTATTTGTTATCCGTTCTATCTTCAAAAGTATTTATTGTGGTCTTCGCTAGATACAGGATTGGCGATTTTACCTTATGGAATAGGTTTTTTTGTGGCTCCATTAATCAGTACTAAAATAAATGCAAGCAGTATTAGCCTCACTAAAGCAGGTTTACTTTTGTTGATTATTGGGATATTCTTATCGGCTTTTATGTTCTATTGGGATGCCGAACCGGGACTTTGTGTTTATCTGGCATTATTGATAGCAGGATCAGGGCATGGAACAGTTATGCCTGCAATGCTCAAGAATGTGATGTCGGATATTGCTGCTAATGAAGCCGGACAGGCTTCAGGGGTTGTAAGCACTGCTATTCAGATAGGGAGTGTTCTTGGAGGTGCGGTCATTGGTTCACTTTTTTTCTCAATTGCAGAAGGAACTCAGATGACTGATGCGATTGTTGTTGCTCTTTCTGCTATTGGAGGTTTTCAGATCCTGGGTTTGATCATTGCATTTAATTATTCGAAACAACATAAAAAGAAATGGATAAAAAAGATTTAG
- a CDS encoding Crp/Fnr family transcriptional regulator, which yields MIISEDQLLAYGADYEDYDINQSIFHEGGLPKFYFQIVDGIVELNNYHEDGKEFTQNILSAGQSFGESLLFNEKPYPMSAVAKTKCKILKLSKVDFFNLLNQNQELSLNMFRCLADRLYYKYIMLFNISATDPSFKIKTIIEYLKGDTSDNGPYSFQVPLTRKQIANLTGLRVETVIRTVKKMENEKTLKIEHGKIYY from the coding sequence ATGATAATCAGTGAAGATCAACTATTAGCTTACGGTGCAGACTACGAAGATTATGATATCAATCAAAGTATTTTTCATGAAGGAGGTCTGCCTAAATTCTATTTTCAGATTGTAGATGGTATTGTCGAATTAAACAATTACCATGAGGATGGAAAAGAATTTACACAAAATATTCTTTCCGCCGGTCAAAGTTTTGGTGAATCTTTATTGTTTAATGAAAAGCCTTATCCAATGAGTGCTGTCGCTAAAACCAAATGTAAAATATTGAAATTGTCAAAAGTTGATTTTTTCAATTTATTAAACCAAAACCAGGAACTGTCTTTAAATATGTTCAGATGTCTTGCCGACAGACTTTATTATAAATATATAATGCTCTTCAATATTTCGGCTACAGATCCTTCTTTTAAAATTAAAACCATAATAGAATATTTAAAAGGAGATACCTCTGACAATGGACCTTATTCTTTTCAGGTTCCACTTACCCGGAAACAAATTGCTAATCTGACTGGCCTACGGGTAGAAACCGTTATACGAACGGTTAAAAAAATGGAAAATGAAAAAACGCTAAAGATTGAACACGGTAAAATATACTATTAG
- a CDS encoding SDR family oxidoreductase yields MGNYFDDKTIWITGASSGIGEALVTELAKTAARIILSSRKEEQLELIAQKIGLAQNRYVILPLDLYDYKNMPAIAAKAIEKFGTIDILINNAGLSQRSLAMETDIEVDKHLIDVDYIGTVALTKATLPYMIKNGGGQIVVVSSLMGVFGAPMRSGYCGAKHALHGFFDSLRAELYKEKVLITIICPGFIQTNISINAVTGDGSVQGTMDDATKKGMPVDVFARKMLSAIEKKKYQSAIGGREVMGVFLKRFFPSWLAKITRKAKVV; encoded by the coding sequence ATGGGTAATTATTTTGATGATAAAACAATCTGGATCACAGGAGCTTCATCTGGAATAGGAGAGGCACTCGTAACTGAATTGGCAAAAACGGCAGCAAGGATCATTCTTTCATCAAGAAAAGAGGAGCAGCTGGAGTTAATTGCACAAAAGATAGGATTGGCACAAAATCGTTATGTGATATTACCATTAGATCTTTATGATTATAAAAATATGCCTGCTATTGCCGCAAAAGCAATTGAAAAATTCGGAACCATTGATATCCTAATCAATAATGCAGGCTTATCACAACGTTCTTTAGCCATGGAAACTGATATTGAAGTGGACAAACATTTAATAGATGTTGATTATATCGGAACAGTGGCACTTACTAAGGCGACGCTGCCCTATATGATCAAAAACGGTGGTGGACAAATTGTTGTAGTATCCAGTCTGATGGGAGTATTCGGAGCCCCAATGCGAAGTGGTTATTGTGGGGCAAAACATGCACTGCATGGTTTTTTTGATTCTCTGCGTGCTGAGCTGTATAAAGAGAAAGTTCTTATCACGATTATCTGCCCTGGCTTTATACAAACCAATATTTCAATTAATGCGGTTACAGGAGACGGATCAGTACAGGGAACAATGGATGATGCCACTAAGAAAGGAATGCCTGTTGATGTTTTTGCAAGAAAGATGCTTAGTGCTATAGAAAAGAAAAAATATCAGTCAGCTATCGGAGGCAGGGAAGTTATGGGAGTTTTTCTTAAAAGATTTTTCCCCTCTTGGCTGGCGAAAATTACCCGTAAAGCAAAAGTGGTTTAG
- a CDS encoding MFS transporter, which translates to MLREASEQRIRLITIMAFISIPLSGFVTDIYLPSFPSMAKGMQVSEKDIQITLTSYLLSYGISQLFVGGILDSIGRYRPKLAALLLLVVTSFLITMTNSILLICLLRVLQGIAVSVMVVATRAIFVDIYDAEKVKHYLSYFTIVWSLGPILAPFLGGYLEKLFNWHANFYFLAFYAGAIFLFEWFFSEESLPEKKKLNLSENINLYKMMLKNRIFMLGIIILGLSYSIVMLFNITGPFIIENTFHFTPVVIGYCTLILGFSWMIGGFIGKKRVSLGFKSRILQPIILQLMLITGLITASYFTESLYIMIPFAFFIHICSGILFTSFFTTSMLYFPKNAGTAGGLMGGLVYIITSVTSFIISVSGTVSLQKDLSWRYLIIALILFGIILTMNHTLKKEKAEN; encoded by the coding sequence ATGTTGAGAGAAGCATCTGAACAACGCATCAGATTAATCACTATTATGGCCTTCATATCAATCCCATTATCAGGGTTTGTTACAGATATCTATTTACCGTCTTTTCCATCAATGGCCAAGGGAATGCAAGTTTCGGAAAAAGACATCCAGATTACCCTTACCTCCTATTTGCTTAGCTATGGAATTTCTCAATTATTTGTAGGTGGAATTCTGGATAGTATTGGACGCTACCGTCCAAAACTGGCAGCACTACTTCTATTGGTAGTAACGAGCTTTTTAATCACCATGACCAATAGTATTTTACTGATATGCCTGCTTCGTGTTCTTCAGGGAATAGCTGTTTCTGTAATGGTTGTTGCCACCCGTGCTATTTTCGTAGATATTTACGATGCAGAAAAAGTAAAACATTATCTGAGTTATTTTACTATCGTATGGTCACTTGGGCCTATTTTAGCACCTTTCCTTGGTGGTTATCTTGAAAAATTATTTAACTGGCATGCGAACTTTTATTTCCTTGCTTTTTATGCTGGGGCTATATTCTTATTTGAATGGTTTTTCAGTGAGGAAAGTCTGCCTGAGAAAAAGAAACTGAATCTTTCAGAAAATATCAACCTATATAAGATGATGTTGAAAAACCGCATTTTTATGCTGGGAATTATTATTCTGGGGCTAAGTTATTCTATTGTCATGTTATTCAATATTACAGGCCCTTTTATTATTGAAAATACTTTTCACTTTACTCCTGTTGTCATTGGATATTGTACACTAATCTTAGGGTTCTCATGGATGATTGGTGGTTTTATCGGAAAGAAACGGGTTTCATTAGGCTTTAAATCAAGAATACTACAGCCTATTATTTTACAGTTAATGCTTATTACAGGATTAATCACGGCAAGCTACTTTACAGAAAGCTTATATATCATGATTCCATTCGCCTTTTTCATTCATATTTGTTCGGGAATCTTATTTACCTCCTTTTTTACGACAAGTATGTTATACTTCCCCAAGAATGCAGGTACAGCGGGCGGACTAATGGGTGGACTGGTTTACATCATCACCTCTGTTACAAGTTTTATTATCTCAGTAAGCGGAACTGTTTCCTTACAAAAAGATCTCTCCTGGCGGTATTTAATTATTGCTCTGATCCTTTTTGGTATTATACTTACCATGAATCACACCTTAAAAAAAGAAAAAGCAGAGAATTGA
- a CDS encoding SRPBCC family protein, producing MKKILLSILVLVAALVLIIGILELTSNYKVTEDINRNAPVKTQQQIVIHASAEKIYKIMSDVNHWSSWNKDIQDPVMNVPFQKGNSFDWKSGGLTIRSTLHSTIPYRKIGWSGPAFGAFAIHNWMLVPNGDYTTVIVDESMEGWLVSMMHKKFQSHLEQSLQVWLKDLKTEAEK from the coding sequence ATGAAAAAGATTCTTTTAAGTATTCTCGTTTTAGTAGCTGCATTAGTTCTCATAATTGGTATCCTTGAGCTTACCAGTAATTATAAAGTTACGGAAGATATTAACCGGAATGCACCCGTAAAAACCCAACAGCAGATCGTCATTCATGCTTCTGCGGAAAAAATATATAAAATTATGAGTGATGTCAATCACTGGTCCAGTTGGAATAAAGATATTCAGGATCCGGTAATGAATGTTCCTTTCCAAAAAGGCAACAGCTTCGACTGGAAAAGTGGTGGCCTTACCATTCGATCAACTTTACATTCCACAATTCCGTACCGAAAAATAGGATGGTCCGGACCCGCTTTCGGCGCTTTTGCAATCCACAACTGGATGTTGGTTCCCAATGGTGATTATACAACAGTAATTGTGGATGAAAGTATGGAAGGATGGCTGGTTTCTATGATGCACAAAAAGTTCCAGAGTCATCTTGAACAGTCATTACAAGTATGGCTGAAAGACTTAAAAACTGAAGCTGAGAAATAA
- a CDS encoding nuclear transport factor 2 family protein produces the protein MRTLTIQLLTILSCLMWSTTAFSQSKTYIPVSKELYQTILKKDSLLFSAANSGNIEKLKTFFTEDLEFFHDVGGLAGYKETIDNFKRVAENYGYTRRVLEPGSIEVYPIKDYGAVQTGVHKFCRLENGILINCGTFKFVHVWKNTSDGWKISRVISYGH, from the coding sequence ATGAGAACATTAACGATTCAGTTATTAACGATCCTTAGTTGCTTAATGTGGTCGACGACAGCTTTCTCACAATCAAAAACATATATACCAGTTTCTAAAGAGCTATATCAGACCATTTTGAAGAAAGACAGTCTACTTTTTAGTGCAGCTAATTCCGGAAACATTGAAAAGCTAAAAACTTTCTTTACAGAAGATCTCGAATTTTTTCACGATGTAGGAGGCTTGGCAGGATACAAAGAAACTATTGATAATTTCAAAAGAGTTGCTGAAAACTATGGTTATACCAGAAGAGTTCTCGAACCAGGTTCTATAGAAGTTTATCCAATCAAAGATTATGGAGCAGTTCAGACGGGAGTACATAAATTCTGCCGTTTGGAGAATGGAATACTTATCAATTGTGGAACGTTCAAATTTGTTCATGTTTGGAAAAATACCTCTGATGGTTGGAAAATCTCAAGAGTCATAAGCTATGGCCATTAA
- a CDS encoding sensor histidine kinase yields MITFVRKQWKQILIILMVYTLWSLAAFLFLIRLQGLETTLKQFGTGKMLYINFIHTIVKGTIVYYILIYHLAIPLIKTRKWKKILLQVILFFIALTAYEYVWNFNIQGSKPTDAGYVTPNVFFLTAALLDVVIIMISVFFATLITSNEMRKHKEELEKEKLKAELAAIKYQINPHFLFNSLSFIYTKTIKTSPEAAHAVHLLSEIMSYALDDWDELGTVPLALEIDHMKKVIEMNQIRFNHMLKVKYHENIETDDAYVSYVPTLAFVTLVENAFKHGELNDEKNKVTIELEATKSKIYFLVSNKKKNGPKEPSKGIGLSNVRQRLELMYGIKHSFTIKEDENYYLNEITINL; encoded by the coding sequence ATGATAACGTTCGTCAGAAAACAATGGAAGCAGATACTGATCATTCTGATGGTTTACACGCTATGGAGTCTGGCGGCATTTTTATTTCTGATCAGATTGCAGGGATTGGAGACGACCCTTAAACAATTTGGAACAGGCAAAATGCTTTACATCAATTTTATCCACACTATTGTTAAAGGCACTATTGTATATTATATCCTTATTTATCATCTGGCCATTCCTTTAATAAAAACCAGGAAATGGAAAAAAATACTTTTACAGGTGATCCTGTTTTTCATCGCATTAACTGCTTATGAATATGTATGGAATTTTAATATCCAGGGTTCAAAACCCACCGACGCCGGCTACGTGACACCGAATGTATTTTTTCTCACTGCCGCATTGCTTGATGTAGTTATTATAATGATATCTGTTTTCTTTGCCACTTTAATAACTTCCAATGAGATGCGTAAACATAAAGAAGAACTTGAAAAGGAAAAATTGAAAGCTGAACTGGCTGCTATAAAATACCAGATCAATCCTCATTTTCTCTTTAATTCATTAAGTTTTATTTATACAAAAACAATTAAAACAAGCCCGGAAGCAGCTCATGCCGTACACCTGCTTTCAGAAATTATGAGCTATGCCCTGGACGATTGGGATGAACTTGGAACTGTACCTCTGGCATTGGAAATTGACCATATGAAAAAAGTAATAGAAATGAATCAGATCCGGTTCAATCATATGCTGAAAGTGAAATATCATGAAAATATTGAAACAGATGATGCCTATGTATCTTATGTTCCCACTTTAGCTTTCGTTACATTGGTAGAAAATGCTTTTAAACATGGGGAATTAAATGATGAAAAAAACAAGGTAACTATAGAGCTGGAAGCTACCAAAAGTAAAATCTACTTCCTGGTTAGCAATAAAAAGAAAAATGGACCAAAAGAACCTTCAAAAGGAATAGGATTAAGTAACGTCCGACAGCGACTGGAATTGATGTATGGTATCAAACATTCGTTTACCATCAAAGAAGATGAGAACTATTATTTAAATGAAATAACCATAAATCTTTAG
- a CDS encoding LytR/AlgR family response regulator transcription factor, producing the protein MINCIVVDDEAHAIELLTLHIEQTPFLKLVGSAMNPAEALQLLNTTDVDLIFLDIQMPGMSGVEFLPLLNDRYKVILTTAFREYALDGFDHNVVDYLLKPIFFPRFLKAVQRVQEGISSPKKEMEDDFIMVKTEYKGKLLKIKIQDIIYIEGKGKYVCFHTKDGEQVMALLNIGGLENKLLGDRFLRIHKSFIIAIPFIMMIHGNLVQLEFTKNQIPIGQTYRDNFMGQMLNKVITNKKDEGEQEPNN; encoded by the coding sequence ATGATCAATTGTATTGTTGTAGATGACGAAGCCCACGCTATAGAATTACTGACCCTTCATATTGAACAAACCCCCTTTTTAAAGCTGGTAGGTTCCGCAATGAATCCGGCAGAAGCGCTACAGCTTTTGAATACAACCGATGTAGATCTTATTTTTCTGGATATCCAGATGCCGGGAATGTCCGGTGTTGAATTTCTACCCTTACTGAACGATAGGTATAAGGTTATACTAACGACAGCTTTCAGAGAATATGCCCTTGACGGATTTGATCACAACGTTGTAGATTATCTCCTGAAGCCCATTTTCTTTCCAAGATTTCTAAAGGCTGTACAGCGCGTGCAAGAAGGTATTTCTTCCCCTAAAAAAGAAATGGAAGATGATTTCATCATGGTGAAAACAGAATATAAAGGAAAATTGCTAAAGATCAAGATCCAGGATATTATTTATATCGAAGGAAAAGGAAAATACGTTTGCTTTCATACTAAGGATGGAGAACAGGTAATGGCTCTTCTTAATATTGGCGGGCTAGAAAATAAACTACTCGGTGACCGTTTTTTACGTATCCATAAATCCTTTATTATTGCCATTCCTTTTATCATGATGATCCATGGAAATCTGGTACAATTAGAGTTTACCAAAAACCAGATTCCCATTGGCCAGACCTACCGTGATAATTTTATGGGACAAATGCTCAACAAAGTAATCACCAATAAAAAAGACGAAGGTGAACAAGAGCCTAATAATTAA
- a CDS encoding FAD-binding dehydrogenase has product MNQEFQPDAIIIGSGLAGLTAAMEITNAGKKVLLIDQETEQNIGGQAFWSFGGLFLINSPQQRRVGIKDSYELARQDWMGTAGFDREEDYWPKQWAEAYLKFAATEKYDYISKMGIKLMFMVGWAERGDGSADGHGNSVPRFHVSWGTGTGVIKPFVEKAYEAKGKELLEMKFRHRVTNLIMENGKITGVEGDVLENDNKERGQATSRTVVSQFKYNAPHVVIASGGIGANHELVRKNWPERLGKAPENMVCGVPAYVDGKMIGIAENAGSNIINRDRMWHYTEGIQNWNPIWPDHGIRILPGPSSLWFDAKGNRLPAPFLPGFDTLGTLKYIQDTGFSYSWFILTQKIIKKEFALSGSEQNPDITNKDYMLFLKRIFGKKAPGPVEAFKEHGKDFIVSDNLKDLVQRMNELSGDHLLEYEKIKLQIEARDRELDNKFSKDTQVNYIRSTRKYIGDKLGRVATPHKILDPENGPLIAVRLNILTRKTLGGIQTNLNGQVLKEDGTVLEGLYAAGEVAGFGGGGMHGYRALEGTFLGGCLFSGMTAGKYIGGRK; this is encoded by the coding sequence ATGAACCAAGAATTTCAACCTGATGCAATTATCATCGGCTCCGGATTAGCAGGGCTTACCGCTGCTATGGAAATTACCAATGCCGGAAAAAAAGTATTGCTGATCGACCAGGAGACAGAACAGAACATCGGGGGTCAGGCATTCTGGTCTTTTGGTGGACTCTTCCTCATCAATTCACCCCAACAACGCAGGGTGGGAATTAAAGACTCTTATGAACTCGCAAGACAGGATTGGATGGGGACGGCAGGTTTTGACCGCGAGGAAGATTACTGGCCGAAGCAATGGGCGGAAGCTTATCTGAAGTTTGCGGCCACTGAAAAGTATGATTATATTTCTAAAATGGGAATTAAGCTGATGTTTATGGTGGGATGGGCAGAAAGAGGGGATGGATCGGCGGATGGTCATGGAAATTCAGTGCCACGTTTTCACGTTAGCTGGGGTACAGGTACTGGTGTCATAAAACCTTTTGTTGAAAAAGCTTATGAAGCAAAGGGAAAAGAACTGCTAGAGATGAAATTCAGGCACCGGGTTACTAATCTTATTATGGAAAATGGTAAGATAACAGGTGTTGAAGGTGATGTGTTGGAAAATGATAATAAAGAGAGAGGGCAAGCAACCAGTAGAACGGTTGTTTCACAATTTAAATATAATGCACCTCATGTTGTTATTGCCTCCGGAGGAATAGGGGCGAATCATGAGCTTGTGCGTAAAAACTGGCCGGAAAGATTAGGAAAAGCTCCTGAAAATATGGTATGTGGAGTACCTGCATATGTGGACGGAAAAATGATAGGGATTGCTGAAAATGCAGGATCTAATATCATCAACCGCGACAGGATGTGGCATTATACAGAAGGAATTCAAAACTGGAATCCTATTTGGCCGGATCATGGAATCAGGATTCTTCCCGGGCCATCATCCCTTTGGTTTGATGCAAAAGGAAACAGACTTCCGGCGCCTTTTTTGCCAGGATTCGATACTTTAGGAACTTTGAAATATATACAGGATACGGGCTTTTCCTACTCTTGGTTTATCCTGACACAGAAAATTATCAAAAAAGAATTTGCCCTTTCAGGATCAGAACAAAACCCGGATATTACCAATAAAGATTATATGCTCTTTTTAAAAAGGATTTTCGGTAAGAAAGCTCCCGGACCTGTGGAAGCTTTTAAAGAACACGGGAAAGATTTTATTGTTTCCGATAACCTGAAGGATCTTGTACAAAGGATGAATGAACTTTCAGGTGATCATCTTTTAGAATATGAAAAGATAAAATTGCAGATCGAAGCCAGAGACCGGGAACTGGATAATAAGTTTTCAAAAGACACACAGGTTAATTATATCCGGAGTACAAGAAAATATATCGGCGATAAGCTAGGAAGAGTTGCCACACCACATAAAATATTAGATCCTGAGAATGGACCCCTGATTGCAGTAAGACTAAATATCCTAACGCGAAAAACACTGGGTGGAATTCAGACAAATCTTAACGGGCAGGTTTTAAAAGAGGATGGAACTGTGCTTGAAGGATTATATGCTGCCGGAGAAGTAGCAGGATTTGGAGGTGGTGGCATGCATGGCTATCGTGCCCTGGAAGGGACATTTCTTGGTGGATGTCTGTTTTCTGGAATGACAGCCGGAAAATATATTGGTGGACGGAAATAA